DNA from Leptospira saintgironsiae:
AGAAAAGAATTACGCACCTGGCTCAGAAGACTACATGACGAGATCCATATCACAAGTGTATTCGTAACTCATGACCAAGAAGAAGCATTAGAAGTAAGTGATTCCATAGTTATTTTAAGATCCGGAAAGATCGAGCAGATAGGAACTCCTGACGAAGTTTATAATAAACCTAAAACTCCTTTCGTTTTCCACTTCTTAGGAGATGTAAATCTTTTCCATGGAAGGATCCACGAAGGAACTGCAAAGATTGGCGATATAGATGTAGCAACTCCGGAACATTCAGATGTGGTAGACAAAGAAGGAGTCGCTTACGTTAGACCTTATGATGTGGAAATTTCAAGGACAGCTACCCAAGGAATTCCTGCAGAGATCCAATACATTCATTCTACAGGTCGAAATGTGAGGATTGAATTAAAACGTTTGGATTCAGGAACTTTAATCGAGTCATTGCTCGACCAATCCAGCTTTAAAGAATTAAATCTACTACCTGGCGAAACAGTATATCTCAGGATCAAAAAAGCAAAAGTATATGTAGAATATATGGAAGACTTTTCGATCTAGTCAAAAAGAATTTAGATAAGAATAATAAAGAAAATCCCCGCTTATCACGGGGATTTTTTATAGCAGCAGATCTTATTTAGAAAGAATTTCAGTACCTGTTCCGTTTCCCCAAGTACCTTCTAATCGACTCCCTCCACTTTTAACTGTGTAGATCACAGGATAAGTATCGCCCCAATCTACTGTTAAAGTGTTTCCACTTAAAGAACCTGTTCCGGAGAAACTATTTCCTACGGACCATTGGAAATTGTAAGACCCATCCTCATTCAAAGTGACTGTAACACTTCCTCTATATTTACTTCCGTCAGGATTTGTACCTGTCACTTTATAAGTTCCATAAACATTCAAAGATTGAGCGCTCAAATAAGAGAAGGAAACGGTCAAAGCGATCACGGTAAATAAAGCTATAATTTTAGCTTTAGGATTTCTAAACATGAATACCTCCAAGTGAGGGCAAAATAAAAACACAGATCCGTATCTAATCAAGATTTTTACTCAAGGCCAGAAAACATTTATTTCCAACTGGAATCTCTCTAAATACAGGAATCATAACCTCTCAAGATCCATTTCCTAGATTCAGCAGGATCAATCACTGCGTCTATTTCCAAATAAGAAGCCATATTGATCGCCTTACCTCTTTCATAAGCCTCAGAAACTAAACGTTCGAAAAGAATTTGTCTTTCTTTCCAATCCTTAATTTCTGCGAGTTCCTTTTGATATCCTGTTCTAATTTCTCCTTCTATTCCCATCGCACCGAATTCTCCTGTAGGCCAAGAGATTGTAAATACCGGAGAATGAAAACTGCCGGCTGCCATGGCCATCGCACCTAAACCATAACCTTTTCTGAGAATAATAGTGAACACAGGGACTTGTAAAGAAGCGCCAGACTCAAAAAGTTTTGCAGCCTTCCGCACTAATCCTTTCTTCTCCACTTCAGGTCCTACCATAAAACCTGGTGTATCACAAAGAAATAATATAGGAAGTTTATTCAGATCGCAAAATTCAGAAAACTCGGATGCCTTTTCTGCTCC
Protein-coding regions in this window:
- a CDS encoding sulfate/molybdate ABC transporter ATP-binding protein, whose translation is MSIEIRNVSKRFGKFQALDQVDLTIPDGNLVALLGPSGSGKTTLLRIIAGLDTPDEGEVLFNGEKSKAKSSKDRGVGFVFQHYALFRHMTIFENIAFGLKVRPRSIRPSKEEIQEKVFQLLKLVQLENFHARFPFELSGGQRQRVALARALAIEPKFLLLDEPFGALDAKVRKELRTWLRRLHDEIHITSVFVTHDQEEALEVSDSIVILRSGKIEQIGTPDEVYNKPKTPFVFHFLGDVNLFHGRIHEGTAKIGDIDVATPEHSDVVDKEGVAYVRPYDVEISRTATQGIPAEIQYIHSTGRNVRIELKRLDSGTLIESLLDQSSFKELNLLPGETVYLRIKKAKVYVEYMEDFSI
- a CDS encoding fibronectin-binding protein; its protein translation is MFRNPKAKIIALFTVIALTVSFSYLSAQSLNVYGTYKVTGTNPDGSKYRGSVTVTLNEDGSYNFQWSVGNSFSGTGSLSGNTLTVDWGDTYPVIYTVKSGGSRLEGTWGNGTGTEILSK